One part of the Bombus terrestris chromosome 13, iyBomTerr1.2, whole genome shotgun sequence genome encodes these proteins:
- the LOC100649617 gene encoding glucose dehydrogenase [FAD, quinone], producing MDVGSIALGGMTSGLAQLVCSILLNILLYIKYAVDDYAVKNVPSEALMSSYDFIIVGGGSAGSVLANRLSEIEDWNVLLLEAGVDGSEIYDIPVLAGNLQLTQIDWKYKTELNENFCRAMEGGQCNWPRGKVIGGTSMLNYMLYVRGNKKDYDMWEQLGNTGWSYDDVLQYFKKSEDNQNPLHAETPYHSTGGYLTVQEVPWHTPLATAFIQAGVEMGYENRDINGKRQTGFTIAQGTIRHGSRCSTAKAFLRPIRTRKNLHVVVEAHVTKILIDPSSKMAYGVEFVRDGKTLRVRSKKEVIVSAGSVNSPQLLMLSGIGPKEQLLKHGIPVIQDSRVGHNLQDHIGVGGVSFLVNEEISLVENRIYNIQDMIGYAIFGDGPLTLPGGVEGIAFINSKFVNASDDFPDIELFSVAGGICSDGGRNIWKIHGLTNKFYDAVYGEINNKDLWTVLPMLLRPKSKGFIALRSSNPFDYPLIYPNYFEQPEDMATLIEGVKFVFEMSKTNAFRRYNSKMYSKPFPACKNISMYTDPYWECMIREYSMTVYHPTGTCKMGPNWDPEAVVDPRLRVYGVARLRVIDGSIMPNIVSGNTNAPIIMIAEKGSDMIKEEWLKNKV from the exons ATGGATGTCGGAAGCATTGCTTTGGGGGGGATGACATCAGGACTGGCCCAATTGGTGTGCTCGATActtctaaatatattattatatatcaagTATGCGGTTGACGATTACGCTGTGAAAAATGTTCCTTCCGAAGCGCTAATGTCGTCTTACGACTTCATAATTGTGGGCGGTGGTTCTGCAG GATCCGTCCTAGCGAATCGCTTGTCCGAGATAGAAGATTGGAACGTGCTCCTTTTGGAAGCAGGAGTTGATGGATCAGAAATCTATGATATTCCTGTTCTTGCTGGTAATCTGCAGTTAACTCAAATCGATTGGAAATACAAGACGGAACTTAATGAGAACTTCTGTCGAg CGATGGAAGGGGGTCAATGCAACTGGCCACGTGGCAAAGTCATCGGAGGGACCAGTATGCTAAACTACATGCTCTACGTTCGTGGTAACAAAAAAGACTACGACATGTGGGAACAGCTAGGCAATACCGGATGGTCCTACGACGATGTGCtacaatatttcaaaaaatctgAAGACAATCAAAATCCTCTCCACGCCGAGACGCCGTATCATTCAACCGGAGGTTACCTAACCGTTCAAGAAGTGCCATGGCACACTCCCTTGGCCACTGCATTTATTCAAGCAGGTGTAGAAATGGGTTACGAAAACAGAGATATTAACGGAAAACGACAGACTGGATTCACGATTGCTCAAGGGACGATCAGGCATGGCAGTCGGTGTTCCACGGCGAAGGCCTTTCTACGACCAATCAGGACGCGGAAAAATTTACACGTTGTCGTGGAAGCGCATGTTACGAAAATTTTAATAGATCCGTCGTCGAAAATGGCTTATGGCGTAGAGTTTGTTAGAGACGGAAAAACGTTGCGCGTTCGTTCGAAAAAGGAGGTGATCGTTTCCGCGGGATCCGTCAATAGCCCTCAATTGCTGATGTTGTCGGGAATCGGGCCTAAAGAACAATTATTGAAACACGGCATACCAGTGATTCAGGATTCAAGAGTGGGTCATAATCTTCAAGATCACATAGGTGTGGGAGGTGTTTCGTTTTTGGTGAACGAAGAAATTTCGTTGGTGGAGAACAGGATATATAATATTCAGGATATGATAGGATATGCGATTTTTGGAGACGGTCCTTTGACATTGCCAGGAGGTGTCGAAGGAATAGCTTTTATCAATAGCAAATTCGTGAATGCTTCTGACGATTTCCCAGACATAGAACTGTTTTCGGTGGCAGGAGGGATATGCTCCGACGGCGGTAGAAATATATGGAAGATTCATGGCCTGACCAACAAATTCTACGATGCCGTGTATGgggaaattaataataaagacTTATGGACTGTGCTTCCTATGCTTCTAAGACCAAAAAGTAAAGGTTTTATTGCGCTTCGAAGCAGCAATCCTTTCGATTATCCGTTGATTTATCCAAACTACTTCGAGCAACCGGAAGATATGGCGACGCTGATCGAAGGAGTCAAATTTGTGTTTGAAATGAGTAAAACTAACGCGTTTCGACGTTATAACAGCAAAATGTATTCTAAACCATTTCCTGcttgcaaaaatatttccatgTATACCGACCCATACTGGGAATGCATGATTAGAGAGTACTCCATGACCGTGTATCATCCCACGGGTACCTGTAAAATGGGGCCCAATTGGGATCCAGAAGCTGTGGTAGATCCTCGGCTTCGAGTTTACGGAGTTGCTCGACTCCGAGTCATAGATGGCTCGATTATGCCAAATATAGTTAGTGGTAATACCAATGCGCCGATTATAATGATCGCAGAGAAAGGTTCAGATATGATAAAAGAGGAATGGCTGAAGAACAAGGTCTAA